The Erinaceus europaeus chromosome 16, mEriEur2.1, whole genome shotgun sequence genome includes a window with the following:
- the TIMM9 gene encoding mitochondrial import inner membrane translocase subunit Tim9 codes for MAAQMPETDQIKQFKEFLGTYNKLTETCFLDCVKDFTTREVKPEETTCSEHCLQKYLKMTQRISMRFQEYHIQQNEALAAKAGLLGQPR; via the exons ATGGCTGCACAAATGCCAGAAACTGATCAAATAAAACAG TTTAAAGAATTTCTTGGAACCTACAATAAACTTACAGAAACATGCTTTTTAGACTGTGTTAAAGACTTCACAACAAGAGAAGTTAAACCTGAAGAG ACCACCTGTTCAGAACATTGTTTACAGAAGTATTTAAAAATGACACAAAGAATATCCATGAGATTTCAGGAATATCACATTCAGCAAAATGAAGCACTGGCAGCCAAAGCAGGACTCCTTGGCCAACCACGGTAG
- the TOMM20L gene encoding TOMM20-like protein 1 isoform X1 produces MPCVRALLGLLATLVAGGAVAFLVYCVYFDHRRRGDPAFKRRLRDKRRAQQQTPEGRGTQLWDTASCEKLQKLFLQELQLGQLCLSRGEHRMVAEHFSYALLVCGQPQELLKVFKRTLPPKVFEMLLHTIPIICQRFEAEMNEQEYLEDDAD; encoded by the exons ATGCCCTGCGTCCGCGCCCTCCTCGGCCTCCTGGCGACCCTGGTGGCCGGCGGTGCCGTCGCCTTCCTCGTGTACTGCGTCTACTTTGACCACAGGCGACGCGGCGACCCAGCGTTCAAGCGCCGCCTGCGGGACA AAAGAAGAGCCCAGCAGCAAACGCCTGAGGGACGGGGCACCCAG TTATGGGACACAGCAAGTTGTGAAAAATTGCAAAAGCTTTTTCTGCAAGAGTTACAGTTGGGACAACTTTGTCTATCTAGAG GAGAACACAGAATGGTGGCTGAACATTTTAGTTATGCCCTTCTAGTGTGTGGACAACCACAAGAACTCCTGAAGGTTTTCAAACGCACACTTCCTCCCAAGGTATTTGAGATGCTgttgcacacaattcccattatCTGCCAG CGATTTGAGGCAGAAATGAATGAACAGGAATACTTGGAGGATGATGCTGATTGA
- the TOMM20L gene encoding TOMM20-like protein 1 isoform X2 — protein sequence MPCVRALLGLLATLVAGGAVAFLVYCVYFDHRRRGDPAFKRRLRDKRRAQQQTPEGRGTQLWDTASCEKLQKLFLQELQLGQLCLSRGEHRMVAEHFSYALLVCGQPQELLKVFKRTLPPKVFEMLLHTIPIICQRDRGDLTAPELPPVP from the exons ATGCCCTGCGTCCGCGCCCTCCTCGGCCTCCTGGCGACCCTGGTGGCCGGCGGTGCCGTCGCCTTCCTCGTGTACTGCGTCTACTTTGACCACAGGCGACGCGGCGACCCAGCGTTCAAGCGCCGCCTGCGGGACA AAAGAAGAGCCCAGCAGCAAACGCCTGAGGGACGGGGCACCCAG TTATGGGACACAGCAAGTTGTGAAAAATTGCAAAAGCTTTTTCTGCAAGAGTTACAGTTGGGACAACTTTGTCTATCTAGAG GAGAACACAGAATGGTGGCTGAACATTTTAGTTATGCCCTTCTAGTGTGTGGACAACCACAAGAACTCCTGAAGGTTTTCAAACGCACACTTCCTCCCAAGGTATTTGAGATGCTgttgcacacaattcccattatCTGCCAG agagatagaggagacctcacagcaccagagctgcctCCAGTGCCATAG